A section of the Mastomys coucha isolate ucsf_1 unplaced genomic scaffold, UCSF_Mcou_1 pScaffold15, whole genome shotgun sequence genome encodes:
- the LOC116092190 gene encoding olfactory receptor 4C15-like, producing MQNQSFVTEFIILGLSQNPNVEKILFFVLLLVYLATIGGNMIIVVTIMYSPALLGSPMYFFLGFLSFLDLCVSSTVTPKMIVDFFYEKKTISFGCCMTQLFSVHFFSGTEMIVLAAMAYDRYVAICKPLHYSAILTRRLCSILVAISWAGGFLHSITQIIFTLQLPLCGPNVIDHYTCDLFPLLKLACTDTHIFVLLVFANSGAICIIIFSLLLVSYGVILFSLRAHSSEGRWKALSTCGAHITVVVLFLVPCILIYARDTSAFSFEKDTLLFVNVLTPLLNPIVYTFRNKEMINAIRKMWKRVKMIFVRF from the coding sequence ATGCAAAACCAGAGTTTTGTTACTGAGTTCATAATTTTGGGGCTTTCTCAGAACCCAAACGTtgaaaaaatactgttttttgtACTTTTATTGGTCTATCTTGCAACTATAGGGGGTAACATGATAATTGTGGTGACCATCATGTACAGTCCTGCACTCCTGGGCTCCCCCATGTATTTCTTCTTGGGATTCCTATCCTTCCTGGATCTATGTGTTTCTTCTACTGTCACACCCAAGATGATTGTAGATTTCTTCTATGAGAAGAAGACTATCTCCTTTGGCTGTTGCATGACTCAACTCTTTTCAGTCCATTTCTTCTCAGGGACAGAAATGATTGTCCTAGCagccatggcctatgaccgctacgTGGCTATTTGCAAGCCCTTGCACTATTCTGCCATTCTTACCCGGAGGCTCTGTAGCATTTTGGTAGCAATATCCTGGGCAGGGGGCTTCTTGCACTCTATCACACAAATTATCTTCACATTGCAGTTGCCTTTATGTGGACCCAATGTCATTGATCATTACACATGTGACCTGTTTCCATTGCTGAAACTTGCCTGCACAGACActcatatttttgttcttttggtatTTGCAAACAGTGGTGCTATATGCATTATAATCTTCTCCTTGTTGCTTGTTTCCTATGGTGTCATTTTGTTCTCTCTGAGAGCCCACAGTTCTGAAGGTCGATGGAAAGCTCTTTCCACCTGTGGAGCCCATATTACTGTTGTGGTTTTGTTCCTTGTTCCATGCATATTAATATATGCACGGGATACATCTGCATTCTCCTTTGAGAAAGACACACTGTTATTTGTCAATGTCCTGACACCATTGCTAAATCCTATAGTTTACACTTTCAGGAATAAGGAAATGATAAATGCCATCAGAAAAAtgtggaagagagtgaagatgaTTTTTGTTAGATTTTAA